Proteins from one Bradyrhizobium roseum genomic window:
- a CDS encoding matrixin family metalloprotease: MANDFSLEGAKWGSPELGTAGGIVTWAVDDSISQTEMQSINAAFAEWSEVANIQFQQVSSTTESDIDFSEGAIDGASNILGVTSYSYSGGQLQSADIEFDSADNLSGSEFSLVAIHEIGHAIGLGHFNDDDAVMNSTANFGLDSLTQSDIDGIVALYGANTTDMADAGGTGTTPPDTVTPDGGTGATPDTPTTPTADAGDGDAGGCGGTQTAAGDGATGTGADAGTPDGFGGDLGGRFADLGSLLRSMQGDDSDGAAASGADLASTQIGELINLAHQHFDNHLWG, encoded by the coding sequence ATGGCGAATGACTTCAGCCTCGAGGGCGCGAAATGGGGCTCGCCCGAACTGGGCACTGCGGGAGGGATTGTCACCTGGGCCGTTGACGACAGTATCTCCCAGACAGAAATGCAATCCATCAATGCTGCATTCGCTGAATGGTCCGAGGTTGCCAATATTCAATTCCAGCAGGTCTCGTCCACTACCGAATCTGACATCGATTTCTCAGAGGGGGCGATCGATGGCGCCAGCAACATCCTGGGCGTCACAAGCTACAGTTATTCAGGGGGCCAGCTTCAGAGTGCAGATATCGAGTTCGATAGCGCCGACAATCTGAGCGGCTCGGAATTTTCCCTGGTCGCGATCCACGAGATCGGGCATGCGATTGGACTGGGTCACTTCAACGACGATGACGCGGTGATGAACTCGACCGCCAATTTCGGGCTCGACAGTTTGACGCAATCCGATATCGACGGCATCGTGGCGCTGTATGGCGCCAACACCACCGACATGGCGGATGCCGGCGGCACGGGGACCACGCCGCCCGACACTGTCACTCCCGATGGCGGTACCGGAGCAACGCCTGACACGCCGACAACGCCGACTGCAGATGCGGGCGATGGCGACGCCGGCGGCTGTGGCGGAACCCAGACGGCTGCGGGCGATGGCGCCACGGGCACCGGTGCAGATGCCGGCACGCCTGATGGCTTCGGCGGCGATCTTGGCGGCCGCTTCGCCGATCTGGGATCCCTTCTGCGTTCAATGCAGGGTGACGACAGCGATGGAGCCGCCGCATCGGGCGCTGATTTGGCGAGCACGCAGATCGGCGAACTGATCAACCTGGCGCACCAGCATTTCGACAATCATCTGTGGGGTTGA
- a CDS encoding putative bifunctional diguanylate cyclase/phosphodiesterase, with product MVAANRSSKKTSEKFNTEMFADVPVLKRKWQAALRPGENLPRYEDVMLGSLGRMADHVVLLRHDGGMFALSHSGRYVQQWLNDDRWDIPLSALPPDCATTLGEAASHALQNGCPHLAIAHCVRDGLVRTYDVLALPTSSRWGATLVSAYVNERGPKFNLLDTIFSSTDEGVLSLAAIRNASGSPSDFQIVHLNQGAARLLRQPASALLWRRLAAGGNLLCRPEVLRRLRDIIVGGNGGQIEIDSEDRCLRLGVTAFGDMLSLTVSDVTALKRSEVSFRLLFDNNPMPMWVFDVETTQFLSVNDAAVRHYGYPRETFLQMQLRQIWPEDEWASHSQALQQIGDVYHSSRDWRHLKADGSEIHVLTFGRRVAFDGYDGYLVAAVDITERREAEARIAHMAHHDGLTNLPNRAFYQDRLRASLERAASGNRRVAVLCVDLDLFKNVNDSFGHPMGDRLLKQVAERLKSEVRGDNVVARLGGDEFAIVLVSEVSPNDVSDFADRLIGVLSARYDLDGLEVVVGASIGISLSPGDGATSEELMRNADMALYRAKADGGGVHRFFERDMDRQAQKRRDMERDLRRAFAGGEFELHYQPLVDLAANRISGFESLLRWRHPEKGMVSPMDFIPVAEDIGLIVALGEWVLREACSEAVSWPEDIKVAVNLSPVQFRSRNLVQAVISALAHSGLSPRRLELEITESVFLAETEANLAILHQLRELGVSISMDDFGTGYSSLSYLRSFPFDKIKIDRSFVKDLVERSDCVAIVRAISGLGRSLNITTTAEGVETEDQLDWLRAEGCNEVQGFLFSAAKPASEIAELLARFAARASQAA from the coding sequence ATGGTTGCGGCAAACAGATCATCGAAAAAGACGTCGGAGAAATTCAACACCGAGATGTTTGCCGACGTCCCGGTTCTAAAGCGCAAATGGCAGGCTGCGTTGCGCCCGGGCGAGAATCTGCCGCGCTACGAGGACGTCATGCTGGGCAGCCTCGGCCGGATGGCGGACCATGTGGTACTGCTGCGCCACGACGGCGGGATGTTTGCCCTCTCGCACAGCGGCCGCTACGTCCAGCAATGGCTCAATGACGATCGCTGGGACATTCCCCTGAGCGCGTTGCCGCCGGATTGTGCGACCACGCTCGGCGAGGCGGCGTCTCACGCGCTGCAGAACGGCTGTCCGCATCTTGCCATCGCGCATTGCGTGCGCGACGGACTGGTTCGGACTTACGACGTGCTGGCGCTGCCGACATCCTCGCGCTGGGGCGCCACTCTCGTCAGCGCCTACGTCAACGAGCGGGGCCCGAAATTCAATCTGCTCGACACGATCTTTTCGTCGACCGACGAGGGCGTCCTGTCACTCGCGGCGATCCGCAATGCGAGCGGCAGCCCTTCCGATTTTCAGATCGTCCACCTCAATCAGGGCGCGGCGCGGCTGCTGCGGCAACCGGCATCCGCGTTGTTATGGCGCCGGCTCGCCGCCGGGGGAAACCTGCTATGCCGACCGGAGGTGCTTCGGCGCTTGCGCGACATCATCGTCGGCGGCAATGGCGGCCAGATCGAAATCGACAGCGAAGACCGCTGTCTGCGGTTGGGCGTGACGGCGTTCGGCGACATGCTGTCGCTCACGGTCTCGGATGTCACGGCGCTGAAGCGGAGTGAAGTTTCCTTCCGCCTGCTGTTCGACAACAATCCGATGCCGATGTGGGTGTTCGACGTCGAAACGACCCAATTCCTCAGCGTCAACGACGCGGCCGTCCGACATTATGGCTATCCACGCGAAACCTTCCTGCAGATGCAGCTTCGCCAGATCTGGCCGGAGGATGAGTGGGCAAGCCACAGCCAGGCGCTGCAGCAGATCGGAGATGTCTATCATTCGAGCCGGGACTGGCGGCATTTGAAGGCCGACGGCAGCGAAATCCACGTGCTGACATTCGGGCGCCGCGTCGCCTTTGACGGATATGACGGCTATCTGGTCGCAGCGGTCGATATCACCGAGCGCCGCGAAGCAGAGGCGCGGATCGCTCACATGGCCCATCACGACGGCTTGACCAACCTGCCGAACCGCGCCTTCTATCAGGACCGCCTTCGCGCGTCGCTCGAGCGGGCGGCGTCCGGCAACAGGCGCGTTGCGGTGTTGTGCGTCGATCTCGATCTGTTCAAGAACGTCAACGATTCATTCGGCCATCCGATGGGCGATCGCCTGCTGAAGCAGGTGGCCGAGCGGCTCAAATCCGAGGTGCGCGGCGACAATGTCGTCGCCCGGCTCGGCGGCGACGAATTCGCCATCGTGCTGGTCTCGGAGGTGTCGCCGAACGACGTGAGCGACTTCGCCGACCGGCTGATCGGCGTGCTGAGCGCGCGCTATGATCTCGATGGGCTCGAAGTGGTCGTTGGCGCAAGCATCGGAATCTCGCTGTCGCCCGGCGATGGCGCGACCAGCGAGGAACTGATGCGCAACGCGGACATGGCGCTGTACCGGGCGAAGGCCGATGGCGGCGGCGTTCATCGCTTCTTCGAGCGCGACATGGATCGCCAGGCCCAGAAGCGCCGCGATATGGAGCGCGACCTGCGCCGCGCCTTTGCCGGCGGAGAATTCGAGCTGCACTATCAGCCGCTTGTGGATTTGGCCGCCAACCGTATCAGCGGGTTCGAATCGCTGTTGCGCTGGCGTCATCCGGAAAAGGGCATGGTTTCTCCGATGGATTTCATTCCGGTCGCGGAAGATATCGGATTGATCGTGGCGCTCGGCGAGTGGGTGCTGCGCGAGGCTTGTTCCGAAGCGGTGAGCTGGCCCGAGGACATCAAGGTCGCGGTCAATCTGTCCCCGGTCCAGTTCCGCAGCCGCAATCTGGTTCAGGCGGTGATCTCGGCGCTGGCGCATTCCGGCCTGTCGCCGCGGCGGCTCGAACTCGAAATCACCGAGTCGGTGTTCCTGGCCGAGACCGAAGCCAATCTGGCGATCCTGCATCAGTTGCGCGAGCTCGGCGTCAGCATATCCATGGACGATTTCGGCACCGGCTATTCCAGCCTGAGTTATCTTCGCAGCTTTCCGTTCGACAAGATCAAGATCGACCGCTCGTTCGTCAAGGATCTCGTCGAGCGTTCCGACTGCGTCGCGATCGTGCGCGCCATCTCCGGCCTCGGCCGCAGCCTGAACATCACGACCACGGCCGAAGGCGTGGAGACCGAGGATCAACTCGACTGGCTGCGCGCCGAAGGCTGCAACGAGGTGCAGGGCTTTCTGTTCAGCGCGGCGAAGCCGGCGTCGGAGATCGCGGAACTATTGGCTCGTTTTGCTGCGCGGGCCTCGCAGGCAGCGTAA
- a CDS encoding patatin-like phospholipase family protein, which translates to MLDHWMGRGQKGSDSQDKVGLGSIRRPVIGLALGGGAARGFAHIGILRTLAAHGIVPNVVVGTSIGAVVGGAYASGHLDTLEDWARRLQPRNILSYLDIRLNGSGLIGGAKLAAELETAMGQTPIEDLPVKFATVATEVRTGHEIWLTHGPMVDAMRASYALPGIFSPVLVGDRWLVDGALVNPVPVSAARALGAEIVIAANLSSDVFTHSTTIYSHGPTPGVTVSVMPEPEAEPRRRGIGKFFSAERTMKREFFGGGGRPGISSVMVDAFNIMQDRITRARLAGDPPDLLISPRVGKIGWFDFHRADELIAHGAKAAERAIESIQEAIHILAPPPAGEAGPAVEKVEK; encoded by the coding sequence GTGTTGGATCATTGGATGGGCCGCGGCCAAAAGGGCTCCGATTCGCAGGACAAGGTGGGTCTCGGCAGCATCCGACGGCCGGTGATCGGGCTGGCGCTGGGCGGCGGCGCCGCCCGCGGCTTTGCCCATATCGGGATCCTCCGAACGCTGGCGGCCCACGGCATCGTCCCCAACGTCGTCGTGGGGACGTCGATCGGCGCCGTTGTCGGCGGCGCCTACGCGTCCGGACATCTCGACACGCTGGAGGACTGGGCGCGCCGCCTGCAGCCGCGAAACATCCTCTCCTATCTCGATATCCGCCTGAACGGGTCCGGCTTGATCGGCGGTGCAAAACTTGCGGCCGAACTCGAGACCGCAATGGGCCAGACCCCGATCGAAGACCTGCCGGTAAAATTCGCCACGGTCGCGACCGAAGTCCGCACCGGCCACGAGATCTGGCTGACCCATGGTCCGATGGTGGATGCGATGCGCGCCTCCTATGCGCTGCCGGGAATATTCTCGCCGGTGCTGGTCGGCGACCGCTGGCTGGTCGATGGCGCGCTGGTCAATCCGGTGCCGGTGTCGGCGGCGCGCGCGCTCGGCGCGGAGATCGTCATCGCCGCCAATCTTTCCAGCGACGTCTTCACGCATTCCACGACGATTTATTCCCACGGTCCAACGCCAGGCGTCACGGTATCGGTGATGCCGGAGCCCGAAGCCGAGCCGCGCAGGCGCGGCATCGGAAAGTTCTTCTCTGCCGAGCGCACCATGAAGCGTGAGTTCTTCGGCGGCGGTGGACGGCCCGGCATCTCTTCGGTGATGGTCGATGCCTTCAACATCATGCAGGACCGCATCACTCGCGCGCGGCTGGCTGGCGATCCGCCGGACCTGCTGATCTCGCCCCGCGTCGGCAAGATCGGCTGGTTCGACTTTCACCGCGCCGACGAACTGATCGCCCATGGCGCTAAGGCTGCCGAACGGGCCATCGAATCGATCCAGGAGGCGATCCATATCCTGGCGCCGCCGCCGGCCGGTGAGGCCGGGCCTGCTGTCGAGAAGGTCGAGAAATAA
- a CDS encoding CBS domain-containing protein produces the protein MTVRSILDVKGHQILSVEPDAKLSAAVKILAERRIGAVLVMNQGRLEGILSERDIVRVLGERGARVLEEPVSEVMTRRVVSCRQADTVSGIMEMMTIGKFRHLPVVEEGKVVGLISIGDIVKHRVQEYEAEQEALRDYIKTA, from the coding sequence ATGACGGTACGTTCAATTCTCGACGTCAAAGGCCACCAGATCCTGAGCGTCGAACCGGACGCCAAGCTCTCGGCGGCGGTCAAGATCCTTGCCGAACGCAGGATCGGCGCCGTGCTGGTCATGAACCAGGGACGGCTGGAAGGCATCCTGTCGGAACGTGACATCGTCCGGGTGCTGGGCGAGCGGGGCGCGCGGGTACTTGAGGAGCCGGTCAGCGAGGTGATGACGCGCAGGGTGGTGAGCTGCCGTCAGGCCGATACCGTCTCCGGCATCATGGAAATGATGACGATCGGCAAGTTCCGTCATTTGCCCGTGGTCGAGGAGGGCAAGGTGGTGGGCCTGATCTCGATCGGCGACATCGTCAAGCACCGCGTTCAGGAATACGAAGCCGAACAGGAAGCGCTGCGCGACTACATCAAGACGGCCTGA